The following proteins are co-located in the Apium graveolens cultivar Ventura chromosome 5, ASM990537v1, whole genome shotgun sequence genome:
- the LOC141724761 gene encoding BTB/POZ domain-containing protein At1g50280-like, translating to MAELCDLQVHVNGQQTFFLNEKVISKYSGKLKKIIKQEKRRTQIKNSGIHIDDFPGGPFGFEQVSRFCYNNGTGVVTASNVCLLHCCALFLVMTEKVSACNLLQQTEAFLEDMFSWSRTDILTCLRSCESFFSYADSHGLIEKLLNTLLAKIAQHSDIFVCSPSSSSSPETIATSFRLSSSTKSMTPEVLGIKSSSKKFWWFDDLTILPPIIIERFVKILGGYGTDETSLILTRFILNYLKASVQSNMIKNCSKSEYSKLADIAIYGVLTIGKSTFSCRGLFWILRLVSTFGISRDCRTGLERLIASVLDQATLDDLLVSANDGNSVYDVNLVVRLIRLFVHTYSEQEYIHKMKKVGWLVDKYLREIAPDQNLKISRFLGVAESLADCARDCFDGVYRAVDIYLESHPCLSLEERSRLCRCLNYKKLSLEACKDLAKNPRVPPRVSVEALAAQSNSTNYGTTTHDSPALAPCLKDRDHDHSHYSSYHNNNQTMINDPIKSHNQRVMSNGNDESVITHENSSDTTEYDQDQKNNAAEENEEMRLNLQRMQMKVLELEKVCRKMKGRMSKLGKNASSPMISHAKSKVLPRLC from the exons ATGGCAGAGCTATGTGATCTTCAAGTTCATGTCAATGGTCAGCAGACATTCTTTCTGAATGAG AAAGTTATTTCAAAATATTCGGGGAAATTGAAGAAAatcatcaagcaagaaaagagAAGAACCCAAATTAAAAATTCAGGCATTCATATTGATGATTTCCCAGGAGGTCCATTTGGTTTTGAGCAAGTTTCGAGATTTTGTTACAACAATGGCACTGGTGTAGTAACTGCATCGAATGTCTGTCTCTTGCATTGTTGTGCTTTGTTTCTTGTTATGACAGAGAAAGTCTCAGCTTGCAATCTTTTGCAGCAAACTGAAGCATTTCTTGAAGATATGTTTTCTTGGTCCCGGACCGATATTTTAACTTGCCTAAGGAGCTGTGAATCTTTCTTTTCATATGCAGATTCCCATGGCCTTATTGAAAAGCTCTTGAACACACTTCTCGCTAAAATTGCACAACATTCAGATATTTTTGTTTGCTCTCCTTCTTCATCGTCTTCTCCGGAAACTATTGCAACTTCTTTCAGGCTATCTTCCTCAACAAAAAGCATGACTCCTGAAGTTCTTGGCATCAAAAGTTCATCAAAAAAGTTTTGGTGGTTTGATGATTTAACCATTTTACCACCAATTATCATCGAAAGGTTTGTCAAGATTTTAGGTGGTTACGGAACTGATGAAACCAGTTTAATCCTCACAAGGTTCATCCTAAACTACCTAAAAGCTAGTGTTCAGTCcaacatgatcaagaattgctCAAAATCAGAGTATTCAAAATTAGCAGACATAGCTATCTATGGGGTACTCACGATCGGGAAATCAACATTTTCTTGTAGAGGATTGTTTTGGATACTGAGACTTGTGTCTACTTTTGGTATAAGTAGAGATTGCAGAACAGGGTTGGAGAGACTAATTGCTTCAGTTCTTGATCAAGCAACACTGGATGATTTATTGGTCTCTGCAAATGATGGAAATAGCGTTTACGATGTCAATCTTGTGGTGAGattgattagattgtttgttcATACTTATAGTGAACAAGAGTACATACACAAGATGAAGAAAGTTGGCTGGTTGGTTGACAAGTATTTAAGAGAAATAGCTCCTGATCAAAACTTGAAGATTTCTAGATTTCTTGGAGTTGCAGAGAGTTTAGCAGATTGTGCAAGAGACTGTTTTGATGGTGTATATAGAGCTGTTGACATCTATCTTGAG TCTCATCCTTGCCTATCTTTGGAAGAGAGATCAAGGCTATGCAGATGTTTGAACTATAAAAAGCTAAGCCTAGAAGCATGCAAGGATCTAGCCAAGAACCCTAGAGTCCCACCAAGGGTTTCAGTTGAAGCTCTTGCTGCTCAAAGCAATTCAACCAATTATGGCACCACTACTCATGATTCTCCTGCACTGGCTCCTTGTCTGAAAGATCGTGATCATGATCATTCCCACTATTCTTCTTATCATAATAACAACCAAACCATGATAAATGATCCAATTAAAAGCCATAACCAAAGGGTTATGTCCAATGGTAACGACGAATCCGTGATCACTCACGAGAATAGTAGTGATACAACAGAATATGATCAAGATCAGAAAAATAATGCAGCAGAAGAGAACGAAGAGATGAGATTAAACCTTCAAAGAATGCAAATGAAAGTTCTGGAGTTGGAAAAAGTATGTAGAAAGATGAAAGGTAGAATGTCAAAATTGGGTAAGAATGCTAGTTCTCCTATGATTTCCCATGCTAAGAGTAAAGTATTGCCAAGACTCTGCTAG